In Alkalihalobacillus sp. FSL W8-0930, a single window of DNA contains:
- a CDS encoding glutathione ABC transporter substrate-binding protein, whose protein sequence is MQKKSFLGLGAVVASLSALVLVGCASDSTDSEGTASTTGGDLVVDMQSEAVTLDLHGSNDTASSNVTSNIFESLVTQDEELNLEPGLAEDWKQINDTEWEFYLREDVTFHDGTEFNADAVKANLDRVLDPEVASPRAFLFEMISEVEVIDPYTVRVHTEYPFAPLPANLAHYGAAMMSPVAIEEDYQAMADGEAPGSYLNEHPIGTGYFTFDSWNSGQSIKLLKNDDYWGEPAKVDSVTFQVIPEGGTRIANLETGASHIVNNVSASDLNRFEATDGIHVNQTESVALLYLGFNQKNEILADPLVREAFSLAINRTDILEGIFNGVGIEAKTPLAPKIFGHDDSIVFNEYDIEKAKELLAEAGYPDGLDITLNTSDQRERTDMAEYIQSALSQIGVNVSIQVNEWGAFLDLTNQGEQELFILSWSTVNGDADMGLSLFHSANQGAQGNRTFVARDDIDELIEEARKSEDEDERLELYSEIQTMIADDSIIQPLIHEEFLVGVRDEVKGFWESPTGVLVLHDVSIQ, encoded by the coding sequence ATGCAAAAGAAGTCATTTTTGGGGTTAGGGGCTGTTGTCGCCTCACTCAGCGCACTTGTACTGGTTGGTTGCGCAAGCGATAGCACGGATTCAGAAGGAACAGCAAGCACGACAGGAGGAGATCTTGTTGTTGACATGCAATCAGAAGCTGTGACGTTAGATTTGCATGGCTCAAATGATACAGCATCAAGTAATGTAACCTCCAATATATTTGAGTCTCTTGTCACTCAAGATGAGGAGCTAAATTTAGAACCTGGTCTTGCTGAAGACTGGAAGCAAATAAATGATACGGAATGGGAATTCTATTTACGAGAAGATGTGACGTTCCATGATGGGACTGAGTTTAATGCAGATGCCGTAAAAGCGAACCTTGATCGTGTACTTGATCCTGAGGTTGCCTCACCTCGAGCATTTTTGTTTGAGATGATTAGTGAAGTTGAAGTGATTGATCCATATACTGTCCGTGTACATACTGAATACCCGTTTGCTCCACTGCCTGCTAACCTGGCTCATTACGGAGCAGCAATGATGAGTCCTGTTGCAATTGAAGAAGATTATCAAGCCATGGCTGATGGCGAAGCACCAGGTAGCTATTTAAATGAACACCCAATCGGGACAGGTTATTTTACATTTGATAGCTGGAATTCAGGACAATCTATCAAGCTTTTAAAAAATGATGACTATTGGGGTGAGCCTGCTAAGGTAGATAGTGTAACCTTCCAAGTCATTCCTGAAGGGGGTACCCGAATTGCCAATCTGGAGACTGGCGCAAGTCACATTGTTAATAACGTAAGTGCAAGTGACTTGAATCGTTTTGAAGCGACAGACGGCATCCACGTGAATCAAACAGAAAGTGTTGCCCTTTTATATCTTGGATTTAACCAAAAGAATGAGATTTTAGCTGATCCTCTTGTTCGTGAGGCTTTTTCTTTAGCCATTAATCGTACTGATATTTTAGAAGGAATTTTTAACGGAGTTGGCATTGAAGCAAAGACTCCACTAGCTCCTAAAATCTTTGGACATGATGATTCAATTGTATTTAACGAATATGATATCGAAAAAGCAAAAGAACTCCTTGCAGAAGCAGGATACCCAGATGGACTCGACATTACGCTCAACACAAGTGATCAGCGTGAGCGAACAGATATGGCTGAATACATCCAGTCAGCGCTTAGTCAAATTGGTGTAAATGTATCGATCCAAGTTAATGAATGGGGTGCGTTCCTTGATTTAACGAATCAAGGGGAACAGGAACTCTTTATCTTAAGCTGGTCTACCGTAAATGGTGATGCAGATATGGGCTTATCTCTTTTCCACTCTGCTAACCAAGGAGCACAAGGAAACCGTACATTTGTGGCTCGCGATGACATAGATGAGCTGATTGAAGAAGCACGTAAAAGCGAGGACGAAGACGAACGCCTTGAGCTTTATAGCGAAATTCAAACAATGATTGCCGATGATAGTATCATCCAACCACTCATTCATGAGGAATTTTTAGTTGGTGTCAGAGACGAAGTAAAAGGCTTCTGGGAAAGCCCAACTGGCGTCTTAGTTTTACATGATGTATCGATTCAATAG
- a CDS encoding LytTR family DNA-binding domain-containing protein yields the protein MSQTIRTLIVDDERYNREELIYLLKSYDRIEIIGEADTGEACIVQATQLQPDLVFLDIEMPVMNGMKAADSLKELRNVPLIVFATAHPQFAAEAFRYEAIDYLLKPYDEDQLKETVNRIEQRLLVEPSSTPVTTGKLAVEAEGDIFFLDPFDILYIYRDDKVTRIVSSKGHYEAKTTLKELETRLVPFSFFRIHKSYLVNLQAVTKLTPWFNGAYQLEVEGQKEQLAVSRNYVRELRKRLEL from the coding sequence ATGTCACAAACCATCCGAACACTCATCGTTGATGATGAACGCTATAATCGCGAGGAACTGATCTATCTTCTCAAGTCTTATGATCGCATTGAAATTATAGGTGAGGCAGATACGGGGGAAGCCTGTATCGTCCAAGCCACTCAGTTGCAACCAGATCTCGTTTTTTTAGATATTGAAATGCCTGTTATGAACGGAATGAAGGCCGCAGATTCCTTAAAAGAACTTCGTAACGTACCACTCATCGTATTTGCAACGGCTCATCCTCAATTTGCAGCCGAAGCATTTCGTTATGAAGCCATTGACTATTTACTGAAGCCCTATGACGAGGATCAACTCAAGGAGACGGTGAATCGAATTGAACAACGATTACTAGTAGAACCTTCGAGTACTCCTGTTACGACAGGTAAGCTTGCAGTAGAAGCCGAGGGGGATATCTTTTTCTTAGATCCTTTTGACATTCTCTACATCTATCGAGACGATAAAGTCACTCGGATTGTTTCTTCTAAAGGGCATTATGAGGCAAAGACAACACTTAAAGAATTAGAAACAAGGCTTGTCCCTTTTTCTTTCTTTCGCATTCATAAAAGCTATTTAGTGAACTTACAAGCTGTTACAAAACTAACTCCTTGGTTTAATGGCGCGTACCAGCTTGAGGTTGAAGGCCAAAAAGAACAATTAGCTGTAAGTAGAAACTATGTAAGAGAACTAAGAAAACGACTGGAGCTTTAA
- the rhaB gene encoding rhamnulokinase, with translation MSSTHIAVDIGASSGRLLVGTLQDQKIDLQEVHRFQNAMIHRSGHLCWDVDDLFAEIKKGIRICHEKGFNPKTIGVDTWAVDFVLLDEEEQPLGPVVAYRDARTEGIMEKVTETLSKDDIYTSTGIQFQPFNTIYQFAALRQSNPEILEKARSFLMIPDYFHYLLTGKKVNEYTNATSTQLLHADSKDWDQSLLNHLGISRDLFEEIVLPGTSLGGLRKGLVHEFGFDLEVIVPATHDTASAVAAIPEAKETIYLSSGTWSLLGVENAEPICNQRAQAYNFTNEGGVDYRFRFLKNIMGFWMIQEVKRLYGDIYSFDELVQASKKVNNPSIIDVDQQRFLNPVNMIEEIQAACMESNQPVPVRSGEIAACVFHSLVKSYQAAILQIEEMVGRSYDQVNIIGGGAQNEYVNQLVANVTGKTVISGPIEATAIGNLLVQMRAAGLISTLADARKLVAASFSLKQFIPQKGEIPHG, from the coding sequence ATGTCTTCTACTCATATTGCCGTGGATATTGGTGCTTCAAGTGGTCGGTTGCTTGTAGGTACACTTCAAGATCAAAAGATTGACCTTCAGGAAGTTCACCGATTCCAAAATGCGATGATTCATCGCTCAGGACATTTATGTTGGGATGTAGACGATCTCTTTGCTGAAATAAAGAAGGGTATCCGTATCTGCCATGAAAAAGGGTTTAATCCAAAGACAATTGGAGTGGATACATGGGCTGTGGATTTTGTGTTATTAGACGAAGAAGAACAGCCGTTAGGACCAGTGGTTGCGTATCGTGATGCACGTACTGAAGGCATCATGGAAAAAGTGACGGAGACTCTATCTAAAGATGACATCTACACCAGTACAGGAATTCAATTTCAACCGTTTAATACAATTTATCAGTTTGCTGCTTTAAGACAGTCAAATCCAGAAATTCTTGAGAAGGCTCGATCGTTTTTAATGATTCCTGATTATTTTCACTATCTTCTTACAGGCAAAAAAGTAAACGAATACACAAATGCAACCTCTACTCAGCTGCTACATGCAGATTCAAAGGATTGGGATCAATCTCTATTAAATCATTTGGGCATTAGCCGTGATTTGTTTGAAGAGATTGTTCTACCTGGAACCTCGCTCGGAGGATTGAGGAAAGGGCTTGTCCATGAATTTGGCTTTGATCTGGAGGTTATCGTTCCAGCTACACATGATACGGCGTCCGCGGTTGCAGCTATACCGGAAGCAAAAGAGACGATTTATTTAAGCTCTGGCACGTGGTCTTTGCTTGGCGTGGAGAATGCGGAACCGATATGTAATCAGAGAGCACAAGCCTATAACTTCACAAATGAAGGTGGAGTAGATTATCGCTTTCGGTTCTTAAAGAACATTATGGGCTTTTGGATGATCCAAGAGGTTAAGCGTCTATATGGCGATATCTATTCCTTTGATGAACTTGTCCAAGCAAGCAAAAAAGTGAATAATCCATCTATCATTGATGTGGATCAGCAACGATTTTTGAATCCAGTGAACATGATTGAAGAAATTCAGGCGGCTTGTATGGAAAGTAACCAGCCAGTGCCTGTCAGGTCAGGAGAGATAGCGGCCTGTGTCTTTCATAGCTTAGTAAAAAGCTATCAAGCAGCCATACTCCAGATAGAAGAGATGGTAGGCAGGTCTTATGATCAAGTGAACATTATCGGTGGCGGTGCACAAAACGAATACGTAAATCAACTCGTCGCAAACGTAACGGGAAAGACAGTCATCTCAGGGCCCATCGAAGCAACGGCAATAGGCAATCTATTAGTTCAGATGCGTGCCGCAGGTCTTATCAGCACATTGGCGGATGCTCGTAAGCTAGTAGCAGCATCTTTTTCACTAAAACAATTTATCCCACAAAAAGGAGAGATTCCTCATGGCTAA
- the rhaA gene encoding L-rhamnose isomerase, which yields MANTPFEEAKSHYERFGVNVEDAFQKLSTIPISVHCWQGDDIAGFEVTKRELSGGIDVTGNYPGKARNGEELRADLDKALSLIPGTHRVNLHAIYAETDGEEIDRDAIEPKHFEKWVSWAKEKGIGLDFNPTVFAHPKAEDGLTLSHPDPEIRTFWINHCKASRKIAAYFGKELGTPSLVNIWVPDGYKDTPSDRLTPRKRLKESLDEIFSEEYDESLVLDAVESKLFGIGSEAYVVGSHEFYLSYAQQNNKLCLLDSGHFHPTETISNKLSSLLLFNEKVALHVSRPVRWDSDHVVTFDDELKEIAHEIIRADAHERVNIGLDFFDASINRVAAWTIGTRNTVKALLYALLEPTDHLKELQEQGNFTERLALLEEFKTYPFGAIWDEYCLRQQVPVKESWLNEVKQYEENVQSKRA from the coding sequence ATGGCTAACACACCATTTGAAGAAGCAAAATCTCATTATGAGCGTTTTGGAGTAAATGTGGAAGACGCATTTCAGAAGCTTTCAACCATCCCTATTTCTGTGCATTGCTGGCAGGGTGATGATATTGCTGGATTTGAAGTCACAAAAAGAGAGCTTTCGGGAGGGATTGATGTCACAGGTAATTACCCGGGAAAAGCTCGTAATGGGGAAGAACTTCGAGCAGACTTAGACAAAGCATTGTCGCTAATACCAGGTACGCACCGTGTGAATCTTCATGCCATTTATGCAGAAACAGACGGGGAAGAGATTGATCGTGACGCAATTGAACCTAAACACTTTGAAAAGTGGGTTTCTTGGGCAAAGGAAAAAGGAATCGGGCTTGATTTTAATCCAACCGTATTCGCTCATCCAAAGGCCGAGGATGGCCTGACACTTAGTCATCCTGATCCAGAGATTCGTACGTTTTGGATTAACCATTGTAAGGCAAGCAGGAAAATTGCCGCTTATTTTGGCAAAGAACTTGGAACACCTTCCTTAGTTAACATTTGGGTGCCAGATGGATATAAGGACACTCCTAGTGACCGTTTAACGCCTAGAAAGAGATTAAAAGAATCATTAGATGAAATTTTTTCAGAGGAATATGATGAGAGCCTTGTCCTAGATGCAGTTGAAAGCAAGCTATTTGGTATTGGTTCAGAAGCCTATGTTGTTGGGTCTCATGAGTTTTATCTAAGCTATGCTCAACAGAATAACAAGCTGTGTTTGCTTGATTCAGGACATTTTCATCCAACAGAAACGATTTCAAATAAACTATCATCCTTACTTTTGTTTAATGAAAAGGTAGCACTTCACGTGTCACGCCCTGTTCGTTGGGACAGTGATCATGTTGTTACATTTGATGATGAACTAAAAGAAATTGCTCATGAAATCATCCGAGCAGATGCACATGAACGAGTGAACATTGGTCTGGATTTCTTTGATGCTAGTATCAACCGTGTCGCAGCTTGGACCATTGGTACACGGAACACAGTGAAGGCCTTGCTCTATGCATTGCTTGAACCAACTGATCATTTAAAAGAACTGCAAGAACAAGGAAATTTCACAGAGCGATTGGCATTACTTGAGGAATTTAAGACGTATCCGTTTGGAGCAATCTGGGATGAATACTGCCTGAGACAACAAGTGCCTGTGAAAGAAAGCTGGTTAAACGAGGTAAAGCAATACGAGGAAAACGTTCAATCTAAACGCGCATAG
- a CDS encoding carbon starvation CstA family protein: protein MFTFLGGIVLLIVGYFTYGKIVEKIFVPKPERTTPAYTKGDGVDYLPMSINKNSLIQLISIAGIGPIFGPIMGALYGPVAFLWIVFGCIFAGAVHDYLTGMISIRHGGAHLPALAGKFLGKVMRHVVNAFSILLLLLVGTVFVTSPADLLVDLTNGTVPAIIFIVIIFIYFILATILPIDKIIGSIYPYFGALLLISALGIGIGLIVNQAAIPELSITNFHPDNVPIFPLLFLTISCGALSGFHATQSPIISRTTQNESQGRRIFYGMMIAEGIIAMIWAAAAMSLFDGPVSLNELINTIGTAGIVAEASTLMLGSVFGTLAILGVIILPITSGDTAFRSARMIIADYFNISQKKIASRLWIALPLFVISVFLTTVDFTMLWRYFSWANQSTAVIALWVGSMYLFIAKRNYWIAVIPGVFMTMACATYILNAPIGFGLSMNISYLVGAVITLGITALFFKAATKARADNLSLEEDITNWKNPA, encoded by the coding sequence ATGTTTACATTTCTTGGTGGTATCGTCTTACTAATCGTAGGATATTTCACATATGGCAAGATTGTTGAAAAGATATTCGTTCCAAAACCGGAACGTACGACACCTGCTTACACGAAGGGTGACGGTGTTGATTATTTACCGATGAGTATCAACAAAAACTCACTTATTCAATTAATAAGTATTGCAGGGATCGGACCTATATTCGGACCGATTATGGGCGCTCTCTATGGTCCCGTCGCTTTCTTATGGATTGTGTTTGGCTGTATCTTTGCTGGAGCTGTTCATGATTACTTAACAGGAATGATCTCTATTCGCCATGGTGGTGCCCACCTTCCAGCACTGGCGGGTAAATTTCTTGGGAAGGTCATGAGACATGTTGTTAACGCCTTTTCCATTCTGCTTTTATTGTTAGTAGGAACCGTATTTGTTACGTCACCAGCTGATCTTCTAGTAGATCTAACAAACGGAACCGTACCAGCTATTATTTTTATTGTCATTATCTTTATTTATTTTATATTGGCGACGATTCTACCGATTGATAAAATCATCGGAAGTATTTATCCGTACTTTGGTGCCCTGTTACTTATTAGTGCGCTTGGGATTGGGATTGGTCTAATTGTGAATCAAGCGGCTATTCCTGAGTTGTCTATTACAAATTTTCATCCTGATAATGTTCCGATCTTTCCATTGTTGTTCCTAACGATTTCTTGTGGAGCTCTGTCAGGATTTCACGCAACACAGTCTCCTATCATCTCAAGAACGACTCAAAACGAAAGTCAGGGACGTAGGATTTTTTATGGCATGATGATTGCAGAAGGTATCATCGCGATGATTTGGGCAGCTGCTGCCATGAGTCTGTTTGATGGCCCTGTCAGTCTGAATGAATTAATCAATACCATTGGAACAGCAGGTATCGTAGCAGAAGCTTCTACACTTATGCTAGGCTCTGTTTTTGGAACACTTGCTATTCTTGGTGTAATCATTTTACCGATCACATCAGGTGACACCGCATTCCGCAGTGCGCGGATGATTATTGCAGATTACTTTAACATTTCACAGAAAAAGATTGCCAGCCGCCTTTGGATTGCACTTCCTTTGTTTGTCATCTCGGTCTTTCTGACTACCGTTGATTTCACTATGCTATGGAGATATTTCTCTTGGGCAAACCAATCAACCGCGGTTATTGCGCTTTGGGTAGGCAGCATGTATTTATTTATCGCTAAACGAAACTACTGGATTGCCGTCATTCCAGGTGTCTTTATGACGATGGCTTGTGCGACCTATATTTTAAATGCACCGATTGGATTCGGACTGAGTATGAACATCTCCTATTTAGTTGGAGCAGTGATCACGCTTGGTATCACGGCATTATTCTTCAAAGCCGCAACAAAGGCAAGAGCCGACAACCTATCTCTTGAAGAAGATATTACCAATTGGAAAAACCCAGCATAA
- a CDS encoding response regulator transcription factor — protein sequence MVLIDDDERVLRGLKMIIPWQELECQWAGQARDGVEGIQLVKETKPDVIMTDIYMPVKNGLDMIEELQDWGYDGQVIVLSGYNDFEYARKALRLQINDYLSKPASKETIRTVFQQTIARLEEKKQEDQMEREWLESMMTDAMRINWALIREGNLHSSGALTRANVTDRFLTSNQHLQDSIKQADEKTAIKLIRTIYEVVENETYHEQTAIQLGIQIWTIITYSLYEIGIRLDDLSLSDDDIYNRLSHYQSWNESVQLFEGIVVEVCQSQQWDENLKHRQLVEQMLESIQQRMNENITLSDLAEELFISRNYLGQIFRKIVGESFKDYLLRVRMEKAKKMIYEGSYLIYEISEKVGYTNPAYFSSAFKKYSGQTPTELIQKRARIK from the coding sequence GTGGTGTTAATTGATGATGATGAACGGGTGTTACGCGGGTTAAAAATGATTATTCCTTGGCAGGAGCTAGAATGTCAGTGGGCCGGGCAAGCTAGAGACGGTGTAGAAGGCATTCAACTTGTGAAGGAGACAAAGCCCGATGTTATTATGACAGACATTTACATGCCAGTGAAGAATGGATTAGATATGATTGAAGAGCTGCAGGATTGGGGCTATGATGGTCAGGTCATTGTTTTAAGTGGATACAATGATTTTGAATATGCCAGAAAAGCGTTACGGCTTCAAATCAATGACTATCTTTCTAAGCCAGCTTCAAAGGAAACCATTCGAACAGTGTTTCAACAAACAATTGCTCGTTTGGAGGAGAAGAAGCAGGAGGATCAGATGGAACGAGAATGGCTGGAGTCGATGATGACTGACGCAATGAGAATCAATTGGGCGCTCATTCGTGAAGGTAATTTACATTCATCAGGTGCACTGACTCGAGCTAATGTTACGGATCGTTTTTTAACAAGCAATCAACATTTACAAGATTCTATAAAACAAGCAGATGAAAAAACAGCGATCAAACTGATTCGAACGATTTATGAAGTAGTCGAGAACGAGACCTATCACGAACAAACTGCCATTCAATTGGGGATACAGATCTGGACAATTATTACGTACAGCTTATATGAGATTGGTATACGGTTAGATGACTTATCTTTAAGCGATGATGATATCTATAATCGTTTATCTCATTACCAATCCTGGAATGAATCTGTTCAATTATTTGAGGGCATTGTTGTTGAGGTATGTCAAAGCCAACAATGGGATGAGAATCTTAAGCACCGTCAATTAGTAGAGCAAATGCTAGAGTCGATTCAACAACGTATGAATGAAAATATTACGCTTTCAGATCTTGCAGAAGAACTATTCATCTCTAGAAATTATCTAGGACAAATTTTTAGGAAGATTGTAGGGGAGTCATTTAAGGACTATTTGCTTCGGGTTCGTATGGAGAAGGCAAAAAAGATGATATACGAGGGTTCCTACCTAATCTATGAGATTTCAGAAAAGGTTGGATATACGAATCCTGCCTATTTCTCAAGTGCATTCAAAAAATACAGTGGACAGACTCCGACCGAGCTTATACAAAAGAGGGCAAGAATAAAATAG
- a CDS encoding LytS/YhcK type 5TM receptor domain-containing protein: MFELLITMLERLGIIVMIAFILTRFGFFRHLITSTKLTVRQQVIAVCFFGLFGIIGTYSGFTFNTSTSEFAIWATDIQTDEAIANFRVIGVVLAGLLGGYKVGMGAGLIAGVHRFFLGGYTAFPCGIASILAGYLAGLFRKDNQRPTLSKALWIGAGAEAIQMLLIFLLARPLDRALALIEMIALPMIIANGLGCALFLLIMKTVIQQEDKIGASQTQLSLRIADQTLVHLRKGLTAKSAHAVCEILHNETQTIAVSMTNQTNILAHVGMASDHHQEKSPIQTQVTRDAIRSGQLVIAKDQMIHCAHAQCPLGAAVIAPLKQRDKTIGTLKFYFHSAKEISPLSIELISGLSSLLSSQLEISSADQAYKLAQEAEINALQAQISPHFLFNSLNTITSLIRVDPMKARKLLVSLSHFLHQNLSATTESSITFEQELRHMKAYLMIEETRFQNKFTVVYDIDESCLHEMLPPLTLQPIVENAIKHGIYPLDRHCTLTIEIKRLQDCIHVMVTDSGQGMDDDKIELLKHRHVPSETGSGLALHNINRRLTLMFGSRAALQFESEPNKGTCVRFVIPLMEEKEHVTNHPNTHR, encoded by the coding sequence ATGTTTGAACTACTTATTACAATGCTCGAGCGTCTTGGGATTATTGTTATGATTGCTTTTATCCTAACTCGTTTTGGTTTCTTTCGCCACTTAATTACATCTACCAAGCTAACGGTTCGTCAACAAGTGATTGCCGTGTGCTTTTTTGGTCTCTTTGGCATTATCGGAACGTATTCAGGTTTTACCTTTAACACATCAACCTCTGAGTTTGCAATCTGGGCAACAGATATCCAGACAGATGAAGCCATTGCCAATTTTCGTGTAATTGGAGTAGTGCTGGCTGGCCTTCTTGGGGGATATAAAGTAGGAATGGGTGCTGGTCTCATTGCGGGAGTGCACCGCTTTTTCTTAGGTGGGTATACGGCATTTCCATGTGGCATCGCATCCATATTAGCAGGTTATCTTGCCGGACTCTTTCGTAAAGACAACCAGCGTCCTACACTATCCAAGGCTTTATGGATCGGTGCCGGTGCAGAAGCGATCCAGATGCTGTTAATCTTCCTCCTGGCTAGACCTCTTGATCGTGCACTTGCATTAATTGAGATGATAGCCTTGCCCATGATTATCGCGAATGGGTTGGGTTGTGCATTGTTTCTTCTAATTATGAAAACAGTCATCCAACAAGAAGATAAAATCGGAGCATCCCAAACACAGCTTTCTCTTCGAATCGCCGATCAAACGCTTGTTCACTTGCGTAAAGGGCTGACAGCCAAATCCGCGCACGCCGTTTGTGAGATCCTTCATAATGAAACGCAAACAATTGCTGTTTCCATGACAAATCAGACAAACATTCTTGCTCATGTGGGGATGGCTAGTGACCATCATCAAGAAAAAAGCCCCATTCAAACGCAGGTAACACGAGATGCGATTAGAAGTGGTCAGCTTGTAATAGCTAAAGATCAGATGATCCACTGTGCGCATGCCCAGTGTCCGTTAGGAGCTGCCGTCATTGCCCCATTAAAACAGCGGGACAAAACAATCGGGACGTTAAAATTTTATTTTCACTCTGCTAAAGAAATTAGTCCTCTCTCGATTGAGTTAATCTCTGGACTAAGCTCTCTTTTAAGTAGCCAATTAGAAATATCTAGTGCGGATCAAGCGTATAAGCTGGCACAAGAAGCTGAAATTAATGCCCTTCAAGCACAGATTAGTCCGCACTTTCTATTCAACTCATTAAATACAATTACGTCACTCATTCGTGTAGATCCCATGAAAGCACGGAAATTGCTTGTTTCACTCTCACACTTTTTACATCAAAATTTATCTGCCACAACAGAAAGCTCGATTACATTTGAGCAGGAGCTCAGGCATATGAAGGCTTATCTAATGATTGAGGAAACACGTTTCCAGAATAAGTTTACGGTTGTTTATGATATTGATGAGAGCTGTTTGCACGAAATGCTCCCTCCATTGACTCTTCAACCGATTGTTGAAAATGCGATCAAACATGGGATTTATCCATTAGACAGACACTGTACATTAACGATCGAGATTAAAAGGCTACAGGACTGTATTCACGTCATGGTCACAGACTCAGGACAAGGCATGGATGACGATAAAATTGAATTATTAAAACACCGTCATGTCCCTTCAGAAACAGGATCAGGGCTTGCCTTGCACAATATAAATCGAAGACTTACACTTATGTTTGGCTCTAGAGCTGCACTTCAATTTGAGAGCGAACCGAACAAAGGGACTTGCGTACGCTTTGTTATTCCTTTAATGGAGGAAAAAGAACATGTCACAAACCATCCGAACACTCATCGTTGA
- a CDS encoding AraC family transcriptional regulator, which yields MKNKILKHLMPLTDEERDILANPKVSHTRYSSQEHFTTVESKKFLANNETIMVRKHTRFVEFPKHRHDYIEMSYVLQGSLTQTIAGKRMQLKEGELMFLNQHIEHEIEPCQKDDIIINFIIQPSFFEYIFSFLNIRGPVYRFLMDSLYTYSYQGQYLTFKTANHEVLQTHIHTIIHEILHPNQVSETKVKLLLGLVLVEISQNEQEIEGGEMFTLHTNWMQEIHTYINQSYSTATLTEIASVLNQHDYVLSRAIKQMTNQTFKELLQEKRLSVACELMAKTDLPITMIVNQVGYDNVSYFYRIFSKRYGMTPKNYRESLEDL from the coding sequence ATGAAGAATAAAATCCTTAAGCATCTCATGCCACTAACGGATGAGGAACGAGACATTCTCGCCAATCCAAAGGTTTCGCACACGCGCTATTCATCACAGGAGCACTTCACGACAGTGGAAAGTAAAAAGTTCCTGGCGAACAATGAAACGATTATGGTACGAAAGCATACTCGATTTGTTGAGTTTCCTAAGCATAGGCATGATTACATAGAGATGAGTTATGTTCTCCAAGGCTCCCTCACTCAAACAATTGCTGGGAAACGGATGCAATTAAAAGAAGGAGAGCTTATGTTCTTGAATCAACACATTGAACATGAGATTGAACCGTGCCAGAAGGACGATATTATCATCAACTTTATTATTCAGCCAAGTTTTTTTGAGTATATCTTCTCTTTTTTAAACATTCGCGGGCCGGTATACCGCTTTTTAATGGATAGTCTGTACACTTATTCATATCAGGGTCAGTATCTCACCTTTAAAACAGCCAATCACGAAGTTCTACAAACGCATATTCATACGATCATCCATGAAATTCTTCATCCGAATCAAGTGTCAGAGACAAAGGTGAAGCTTCTTCTTGGGTTGGTCCTTGTTGAAATTTCTCAGAACGAGCAAGAGATTGAAGGTGGCGAGATGTTCACCCTTCACACCAACTGGATGCAAGAAATCCACACGTATATCAACCAATCGTATAGTACGGCTACTCTCACTGAGATCGCATCTGTTCTTAATCAGCATGACTATGTGTTAAGTAGAGCCATTAAACAGATGACCAACCAAACATTTAAAGAACTGTTACAAGAAAAGCGCTTATCCGTTGCTTGTGAACTGATGGCAAAAACAGACCTTCCTATCACAATGATTGTGAATCAAGTCGGCTACGATAATGTGAGTTATTTTTATCGGATTTTCAGTAAGAGATATGGAATGACACCAAAAAATTATCGTGAATCCCTAGAAGACCTCTAA